In Streptantibioticus cattleyicolor NRRL 8057 = DSM 46488, a genomic segment contains:
- a CDS encoding bifunctional ADP-dependent NAD(P)H-hydrate dehydratase/NAD(P)H-hydrate epimerase: MRHAHAVDSVRSAEAALMATLPPGTLMRRAAAGLAAACGGVLDGGVYGRRVVVLAGSGDNGGDALYAGARLAGRGAGVTAVTLDPDRAHPDGLAALRRAGGRITGPDHAPAALARADLVLDGITGIGGKGGLRPRAAELAHAARAASASGAVVVAVDLPSGVDADTGETPGEAFRADATVTFGTYKPGLLVDPAAEYAGALRLVDIGLGPYLPEPELEALQHEDVARLLPVPRGESDKYRRGVVGVVAGSQRYPGAAVLAVGGALRGGAGAVRYVGPAGDAVIGRYPETLVSAGPPAKAGRVQAWVIGPGLGDDHLARQSVDEVLACDVPVLIDADALRLADRERVRARRAPTLLTPHAGEAAALLDVAREEVERARLSHVRRLAAAYRATVLLKGSTTLVAEEGAPARVNPTGTAWLATAGSGDVLSGLTGSLLAAGLSARDAGSVGAYLHGLAARHTRHPFGAHEIADRVPYVWHSVHPRA; the protein is encoded by the coding sequence GCCCGGCACCCTGATGCGGCGGGCCGCGGCGGGGCTGGCCGCGGCGTGTGGGGGGGTGCTGGACGGCGGGGTGTACGGCAGGCGGGTCGTGGTGCTGGCCGGCAGCGGGGACAACGGCGGGGACGCGCTGTACGCCGGCGCCCGGCTGGCCGGGCGGGGCGCCGGGGTCACCGCGGTGACCCTCGACCCCGACCGGGCCCACCCCGACGGCCTCGCCGCGTTGCGCCGCGCCGGCGGCCGGATCACCGGCCCGGATCACGCGCCGGCGGCGCTCGCCCGCGCCGACCTCGTCCTCGACGGGATCACCGGCATCGGCGGCAAGGGCGGACTGCGGCCCCGCGCCGCGGAGTTGGCCCACGCGGCCCGCGCGGCGAGCGCGTCCGGTGCCGTGGTCGTCGCCGTCGACCTCCCCAGCGGCGTCGACGCCGACACCGGCGAGACCCCCGGCGAGGCGTTCCGCGCCGACGCCACCGTCACCTTCGGCACCTACAAGCCGGGGCTGCTCGTCGACCCCGCCGCCGAGTACGCCGGCGCGCTGCGCCTGGTCGACATCGGGCTGGGGCCGTATCTGCCGGAGCCGGAGCTGGAGGCGTTGCAGCACGAGGACGTGGCGCGGCTGCTGCCGGTGCCCCGCGGGGAGAGCGACAAGTACCGCCGCGGGGTGGTCGGCGTCGTGGCCGGCTCGCAGCGTTACCCGGGCGCCGCGGTGCTGGCGGTCGGGGGCGCGCTGCGCGGCGGGGCGGGGGCGGTGCGGTACGTCGGCCCGGCCGGGGACGCGGTGATCGGGCGCTACCCGGAGACGCTGGTGTCGGCGGGTCCGCCCGCCAAGGCCGGCCGGGTGCAGGCGTGGGTGATCGGACCCGGCCTCGGCGACGACCACCTGGCCCGGCAGTCCGTGGACGAGGTGCTCGCCTGCGACGTCCCGGTGCTGATCGACGCCGACGCCCTGCGCCTGGCCGACCGGGAGCGGGTGCGGGCCCGCCGGGCGCCGACCCTGCTCACCCCGCACGCGGGCGAGGCGGCGGCGCTGCTGGACGTGGCCCGCGAGGAGGTCGAACGGGCCCGCCTGAGCCACGTACGGCGGCTGGCCGCGGCGTACCGGGCGACCGTGCTGCTCAAGGGGTCCACCACGCTGGTGGCCGAGGAGGGGGCGCCGGCGCGGGTCAACCCGACCGGGACGGCGTGGCTGGCCACCGCGGGCAGCGGCGACGTCCTGTCCGGGCTCACCGGGTCGCTGCTGGCCGCCGGGCTCTCCGCCCGGGACGCCGGCTCGGTCGGCGCCTACCTGCACGGTCTGGCCGCCCGGCACACCCGGCACCCGTTCGGCGCCCATGAGATCGCGGACCGGGTGCCATACGTGTGGCACTCGGTGCACCCCCGGGCGTGA